A window from Urocitellus parryii isolate mUroPar1 chromosome 1, mUroPar1.hap1, whole genome shotgun sequence encodes these proteins:
- the F2rl2 gene encoding proteinase-activated receptor 3, which produces MKALIFTAAGLLLLSPMFCGSGKENVSDNLVKPTLTIKTFHGFPPNSFEDFPPSAIEGWTGATTTVKMKCPDETASTLHVNNVTMGYLRSSLSTKLIPAIYILVFVIGVPANVVTLWNIFFVTRSTRLTIFYTNLAIADLLFLMTLPFKIAYHFNGNNWVFGEVMCRAITVIFYGNIYCSILLLACMSLNRYLAIVHPFIYQRLPKRTYFLLACGLVWITVFLYMLPFFIMKQKYYLPQLDITTCHDVYNTCEKSSPLFQFYYFISLAFFGFLIPFVVIIYCYTNIIHKLGTYDHRWLSYIKASLLILVIFTICFAPSNIILIIHHATYYYNTTDGLYGAYLIALCLSSLNSCLDPFLYFLMSKIVDHCTS; this is translated from the exons ATGAAAGCCCTCATCTTTACAGCTGCTGGACTACTTCTTCTGTCACCCATGTTTTGTGGAAGTG GCAAGGAAAATGTTTCAGACAACTTGGTAAAACCAACCCTAACTATTAAGACCTTTCATGGATTTCCCCCAAATTCTTTTGAAGATTTTCCCCCCTCTGCCATAGAAGGCTGGACAGGAGCCACCACAACTGTAAAAATGAAGTGCCCTGATGAAACTGCTTCAACTCTCCATGTGAATAATGTGACCATGGGGTACCTGCGAAGTTCCTTAAGTACCAAGCTGATACCTGCCATCTATATCCTGGTATTTGTGATTGGTGTGCCAGCCAATGTTGTGACCCTGTGGAATATCTTCTTTGTGACCAGATCCACTCGTTTGACTATCTTCTACACCAACTTGGCCATAGcagatcttctttttttaatgacacTGCCATTTAAGATAGCTTACCATTTCAATGGGAACAACTGGGTATTTGGAGAAGTCATGTGCCGGGCCATCACAGTCATCTTTTATGGTAACATATATTGTTCCATTCTGCTCCTTGCCTGCATGAGCCTTAACCGCTACCTGGCCATTGTCCATCCTTTCATATACCAAAGACTGCCCAAGCGCACCTATTTTTTGCTAGCATGTGGACTGGTGTGGATAACGGTTTTCTTATATATGCTGCCATTTTTCATTATGAAGCAGAAATATTATCTTCCCCAGCTGGATATCACCACCTGCCATGATGTCTACAACACATGTGAGAAGTCTTCACCACTCTTCCAGTTCTACTACTTTATCTCCTTAGCTTTTTTTGGATTCTTAATTCCATTTGTGGTTATAATCTACTGCTATACAAACATCATCCACAAACTTGGAACATATGATCATAGATGGTTGAGTTATATCAAGGCAAGTCTCCTTATCCTTGTGATTTTTACCATTTGCTTTGCTCCAAGCAATATTATACTTATCATCCACCATGCGACCTACTACTACAACACTACTGATGGCTTATATGGTGCCTATCTCATAGCTCTATGCCTGAGTAGCCTAAATAGTTGCCTAGAtccattcctttattttctcatgtCAAAAATTGTAGATCACTGCACTTCTTAA